From one Misgurnus anguillicaudatus chromosome 2, ASM2758022v2, whole genome shotgun sequence genomic stretch:
- the LOC129437544 gene encoding uncharacterized protein isoform X3, with product MEDLQLSDEVAESSAVDHATQDEEVMITSEKVERSIVDQVSGHDDERITSDELTVTCPTPPHTYSIIFDNLDFYMHAHHQSSLRNNQSIHWIHHIAVQDRIPIYHLANDKPIGNLLHYDLNLSLPGEAEQMQMRREYIVLTSRILSSYLTVFKPFSNVVLHHIPHQYSAEMAQRSTDYPLGLLFKDENKSADLAEVLQHFQKMYVPKAPDGLSKILVGGDRLSEANSRNLQWAYADGINIEERLDGMEFMFEDWHAIRVLFGIHFKVFFNEKSAKDHGTLCANMTKLSSSGTQPPVILYIFQNTP from the exons ATGGAAGATCTTCAATTATCAG ATGAGGTTGCTGAAAGCAGTGCTGTGGACCATGCTACACAAGATGAAGAGGTGATGATCACATCAGAGAAAGTTGAAAGAAGTATCGTGGACCAGGTTTCAGGACATGATGATGAGAGAATTACATCCGATGAGTTGACGGTGACATGTCCAACTCCACCACATACGTATTCcatcatttttgacaatttgGATTTCTACATGCACGCACACCACCAGTCTTCCCTACGCAACAACCAGTCAATACACTGGATTCACCACATTGCAGTTCAAGACCGGATACCAATATATCACCTGGCTAATGACAAACCAATTGGAAATCTTCTGCATTATGACCTGAATTTGTCACTCCCTGGAGAAGCTGAACAAATGCAAATGCGAAGGGAATACATTGTCCTTACCAGCCGAATCCTGTCATCTTATCTCACTGTGTTCAAGCCATTCTCCAACGTTGTCTTGCATCACATACCACATCAGTATTCGGCAGAAATGGCACAGCGTTCCACTGAT TACCCATTAGGGCTGCTTTTCAAAGACGAAAACAAATCCGCTGACTTGGCAGAAGTACTTCAACACTTTCAGAAGAT GTATGTACCAAAAGCACCGGATGGACTGTCAAAAATTTTGGTGGGAGGTGACAGACTCTCTGAAGCGAATAGTAGAAATCTGCAGTGGGCCTATGCTGATGGTATCAACATAGAGGAGCGATTAGATGGCATGGAGTTCATGTTTGAGGACTGGCATGCCATTAGGGTGCTTTTCGGT ATCCACTTTAAAGTTTTCTTCAATGAAAAATCTGCAAAGGACCATGGTACACTGTGCGCCAACATGACAAAATTGAG TTCTTCTGGTACACAACCTCCAGTCATCCTGTACATATTTCAGAATACACCATGA
- the LOC129437544 gene encoding uncharacterized protein isoform X1 gives MDSYSDAFRNVYQLVTNNFISHRCSNAKQGPHSAYNAYKHFFITDTTALLLTAAMEHFGLQDVAEIPESFVPEEIASGSTDIRRTWLHAKSAEIVEKFVLLGDVTEAMTGLCEASEKSTETKHYPCRAQGCQQVYAYLRARDKHELKKHNLDLTDKLSGNTSLSKRDHKQEHTVARLSFSFMILDMLDAVKEGDGERLMRLYKVAMIYYKAFGHSHYAYSTLLMTLQVNACLTPRMSHSMIWNRFWSSKGGNGNNIPLDLHLEHLNNFLKSFLKGLGPNLSENSARRVSQSIGVLKEMMDKVDADLSINRPSGSHRAEQQTQDIMTLIDVFKACQLFTEIPGREFLAYPKFEKNLLRKI, from the exons ATGGATAGTTATAGTGATGCATTCAGAAATGTGTACCAACTAGTGACTAACAATTTTATTTCTCACAGGTGCAGCAACGCGAAACAGGGGCCCCACAGTGCCTACAACGCATACAAACATTTTTTCATCACAGACACAACCGCGTTGCTTCTAACGGCTGCAATGGAGCACTTTGGACTGCAGGATGTAGCAG AAATCCCTGAATCGTTTGTTCCAGAGGAAATTGCATCTGGATCAACAGACATAAGGCGAACATGGTTGCATGCTAAATCTGCTGAGATTGTGGAAAAGTTCGTCCTGCTTGGAGATGTGACAGAGGCCATGACTGGTCTCTGTGAAGCTTCTGAGAAATCAACAGAGACAAAGCATTACCCTTGTCGAGCACAGGGCTGTCAACAGGTATACGCATATCTCAGAGCCAGAGACAAGCACGAGCTAAAAAAGCACAACTTAGATCTCACAGATAAGTTGTCTGGGAATACGTCACTGAGCAAACGAGACCACAAACAAGAACACACCGTGGCAAGATTAAGCTTTAGCTTCATGATTTTGGACATGCTTGATGCAGTAAAAGAGGGTGATGGTGAGAGACTAATGAGGCTGTACAAAGTTGCCATGATTTATTACAAAGCATTTGGGCACAGCCACTATGCTTATAGTACATTACTAATGACACTGCAGGTGAATGCATGTCTGACCCCTCGGATGTCGCATAGCATGATATGGAACCGGTTTTGGAGCAGCAAGGGAGGGAATGGAAACAACATCCCCCTTGACCTTCATTTGGAACACCTGAACAATTTCTTAAAGTCTTTCCTGAAGGGTCTGGGTCCAAACCTTTCCGAAAATTCAGCACGCAGAGTCAGTCAGTCCATTGGTGTTTTGAAAGAAATGATGGATAAGGTGGATGCTGATTTGAGTATCAACAGGCCAAGTGGCTCCCATCGTGCTGAGCAGCAAACACAGGACATTATGACTCTAATCGATGTTTTCAAGGCATGTCAACTGTTTACAGAAATACCTGGCAGGGAATTTCTGGCCTACCCTAAATTTGAGAAAAATCTTCTGCGCAAAATCTAA
- the LOC129437544 gene encoding uncharacterized protein isoform X2 → MDSYSDAFRNVYQLVTNNFISHRCSNAKQGPHSAYNAYKHFFITDTTALLLTAAMEHFGLQDVAEEIASGSTDIRRTWLHAKSAEIVEKFVLLGDVTEAMTGLCEASEKSTETKHYPCRAQGCQQVYAYLRARDKHELKKHNLDLTDKLSGNTSLSKRDHKQEHTVARLSFSFMILDMLDAVKEGDGERLMRLYKVAMIYYKAFGHSHYAYSTLLMTLQVNACLTPRMSHSMIWNRFWSSKGGNGNNIPLDLHLEHLNNFLKSFLKGLGPNLSENSARRVSQSIGVLKEMMDKVDADLSINRPSGSHRAEQQTQDIMTLIDVFKACQLFTEIPGREFLAYPKFEKNLLRKI, encoded by the exons ATGGATAGTTATAGTGATGCATTCAGAAATGTGTACCAACTAGTGACTAACAATTTTATTTCTCACAGGTGCAGCAACGCGAAACAGGGGCCCCACAGTGCCTACAACGCATACAAACATTTTTTCATCACAGACACAACCGCGTTGCTTCTAACGGCTGCAATGGAGCACTTTGGACTGCAGGATGTAGCAG AGGAAATTGCATCTGGATCAACAGACATAAGGCGAACATGGTTGCATGCTAAATCTGCTGAGATTGTGGAAAAGTTCGTCCTGCTTGGAGATGTGACAGAGGCCATGACTGGTCTCTGTGAAGCTTCTGAGAAATCAACAGAGACAAAGCATTACCCTTGTCGAGCACAGGGCTGTCAACAGGTATACGCATATCTCAGAGCCAGAGACAAGCACGAGCTAAAAAAGCACAACTTAGATCTCACAGATAAGTTGTCTGGGAATACGTCACTGAGCAAACGAGACCACAAACAAGAACACACCGTGGCAAGATTAAGCTTTAGCTTCATGATTTTGGACATGCTTGATGCAGTAAAAGAGGGTGATGGTGAGAGACTAATGAGGCTGTACAAAGTTGCCATGATTTATTACAAAGCATTTGGGCACAGCCACTATGCTTATAGTACATTACTAATGACACTGCAGGTGAATGCATGTCTGACCCCTCGGATGTCGCATAGCATGATATGGAACCGGTTTTGGAGCAGCAAGGGAGGGAATGGAAACAACATCCCCCTTGACCTTCATTTGGAACACCTGAACAATTTCTTAAAGTCTTTCCTGAAGGGTCTGGGTCCAAACCTTTCCGAAAATTCAGCACGCAGAGTCAGTCAGTCCATTGGTGTTTTGAAAGAAATGATGGATAAGGTGGATGCTGATTTGAGTATCAACAGGCCAAGTGGCTCCCATCGTGCTGAGCAGCAAACACAGGACATTATGACTCTAATCGATGTTTTCAAGGCATGTCAACTGTTTACAGAAATACCTGGCAGGGAATTTCTGGCCTACCCTAAATTTGAGAAAAATCTTCTGCGCAAAATCTAA